The proteins below are encoded in one region of Mangifera indica cultivar Alphonso chromosome 7, CATAS_Mindica_2.1, whole genome shotgun sequence:
- the LOC123220128 gene encoding 6,7-dimethyl-8-ribityllumazine synthase, chloroplastic: MALNLKAPIHHSCSLAPAPQQPHVFSAKPSSVSFPHSPSLPGFAIGNQIAFERKERLLVVETAAVRQLTGSLIRSEGLRFAVVVARFNEIVTKSLLEGALETFRKYSVKEEDIDVVWVPGSFEIGIVAERLGKSGKYNAVLCIGAVIRGDTSHYDAVANSAASGVLSAGLNSGVPCIFGVLTCENMEQALDRAGGKAGNKGAEAALAAIEMASLFEHHLN, encoded by the exons ATGGCCTTAAACCTCAAGGCTCCAATCCACCACTCTTGTTCTTTGGCTCCTGCTCCTCAACAGCCTCATGTGTTTTCCGCAAAGCCTTCTTCAGTCTCCTTCCCACACTCTCCTTCTCTCCCAG GCTTTGCAATTGGAAACCAGATAGCTTTTGAGAGGAAGGAGCGTTTATTGGTTGTTGAAACGGCAGCTGTGAGACAATTGACTGGGTCGTTGATCAGAAGTGAAGGGCTACGCTTCGCTGTG gTTGTGGCACGGTTTAATGAGATAGTGACAAAGTCATTGTTGGAAGGGGCTTTAGAGACATTCAGAAAATATTCAGTCAAAGAGGAAGATATTGAT GTTGTATGGGTTCCTGGCAGTTTTGAAATTGGTATTGTTGCAGAAAGGTTGGGGAAGTCTGGAAAATATAATGCAGTATTATGTATTGGAGCTGTG ATAAGAGGTGATACTTCCCACTATGATGCTGTGGCAAATTCTGCTGCGTCAGGAGTACTTTCAGCTGGCCTGAATTCAG GTGTTCCATGCATATTTGGGGTCCTGACTTGTGAAAACATGGAGCAG GCTTTAGACCGTGCTGGTGGCAAAGCTGGTAATAAGGGTGCAGAGGCTGCTTTGGCTGCC ATTGAAATGGCATCTTTGTTTGAGCACCATCTGAATTAA